The following proteins come from a genomic window of Nautilia profundicola AmH:
- the rpsJ gene encoding 30S ribosomal protein S10 — MEKIRIKLQAYDHRVLDKAVSIITDAIKRTGAEVKGPIPLPTKIRRYTVLRSPHINKDSREQFEIRIHRRIVDVVNASPETVDQLMKLELAPEVDVEVRALS; from the coding sequence ATGGAGAAAATCAGAATCAAACTTCAAGCATATGACCATAGAGTGCTTGATAAAGCTGTTAGCATTATTACAGATGCTATTAAAAGAACTGGAGCGGAAGTAAAGGGACCAATTCCTCTACCTACAAAAATCAGAAGATATACGGTATTAAGATCACCTCACATTAACAAAGATTCAAGAGAGCAATTTGAAATCAGAATTCACAGAAGAATTGTTGATGTTGTGAACGCATCGCCTGAAACTGTTGATCAACTTATGAAGCTTGAGTTGGCACCAGAGGTTGATGTAGAAGTTAGGGCATTAAGTTAA
- a CDS encoding ATP-binding cassette domain-containing protein: MLAVKNITVKYKEKVAAKNINFEVKEGEIVGLIGADGAGKSSTLHAIAGVKGFEGEIEYNGYKYHSPKEAEKIKDRLSLMPQGLGLVLYDLLSVREHFDFFRGLRGIKKDPEYEKRLLKMAGLYEFQDRLAGNLSGGMRQKLSLILALLHRPQLLILDEPTTGVDPISRRELWDIVDNERKENGIIALISTAYMQEAALMDKIMLFDEGEIIAKGTNEELIQSIKDYTYEGEIECDECMSFAGKTYSLKDLNLKKTTPTLEGLFFVNALRKNRKMPKIKLEQKHTDTPETVVKAVGLTKKFGNFIADDHIDLELKKGEILGLLGANGAGKTTFMKMLLGLYPIDEGELYLLGEKINSYKDRIKLKSKIGYVSQRFALYDDLTIYENIRYFGKMHGLTSEEIEKKAEFFSNLLDFKDYLNFFPTDVPLGINQRFSVAVALLHDPVVLFLDEPTSGVDTIARASFWKFMRELKEKWQISILITTHYMSEAEYCDRVVVLKRGKKILDDTMSNIHKNYPGMSFEDVFIKLVGNNNED; the protein is encoded by the coding sequence GTGTTAGCAGTAAAAAACATCACGGTAAAGTACAAAGAAAAAGTAGCGGCTAAAAACATAAATTTTGAAGTAAAAGAAGGGGAGATTGTCGGTCTTATCGGAGCGGACGGTGCCGGGAAAAGTTCAACACTTCATGCAATAGCGGGAGTTAAAGGTTTTGAAGGCGAAATAGAATATAATGGGTATAAATACCATTCACCCAAAGAAGCGGAAAAAATAAAAGACAGACTCTCCCTGATGCCTCAGGGGCTCGGGCTTGTTTTATACGATCTTTTGAGTGTAAGGGAGCATTTTGATTTTTTTAGAGGTCTTAGGGGTATAAAAAAAGACCCGGAGTACGAAAAAAGACTGCTTAAAATGGCAGGACTGTATGAGTTTCAGGATAGACTGGCAGGAAATCTTAGCGGAGGTATGAGGCAAAAACTCTCACTTATTCTTGCACTTCTTCACAGACCGCAGCTTCTTATTTTAGATGAGCCGACAACCGGAGTCGACCCTATAAGCAGGCGGGAGCTTTGGGATATTGTAGACAATGAAAGAAAAGAAAACGGAATAATCGCGCTTATTTCAACCGCTTATATGCAAGAAGCCGCTTTGATGGATAAAATTATGCTTTTTGATGAAGGCGAGATTATTGCAAAAGGTACAAACGAAGAACTTATCCAAAGCATTAAAGACTACACATACGAAGGTGAAATTGAGTGTGATGAATGTATGAGTTTTGCAGGCAAAACGTATTCATTAAAAGATCTAAACCTTAAAAAAACAACGCCGACTCTTGAAGGGCTGTTTTTCGTAAACGCTCTTAGAAAAAACAGAAAAATGCCTAAAATAAAACTTGAACAAAAGCATACAGATACTCCCGAAACTGTTGTAAAAGCCGTAGGATTAACTAAAAAATTTGGTAATTTCATTGCCGACGATCATATCGATCTGGAGCTTAAAAAAGGTGAAATTTTAGGTCTTCTCGGGGCAAACGGTGCAGGTAAAACCACGTTTATGAAAATGCTTCTCGGGCTTTACCCTATAGATGAGGGTGAACTCTATTTATTGGGTGAGAAAATAAACTCATATAAAGACAGGATTAAACTCAAAAGCAAAATCGGTTACGTGTCTCAAAGGTTTGCACTGTATGATGATTTGACTATTTATGAAAACATAAGGTATTTCGGCAAAATGCACGGGCTGACTTCCGAAGAGATTGAAAAAAAAGCCGAATTTTTTTCAAACCTCCTTGATTTTAAAGACTATCTAAATTTCTTTCCGACAGACGTACCGCTTGGAATAAATCAGAGGTTTTCTGTTGCGGTCGCTCTGCTTCATGATCCTGTTGTTCTCTTTTTGGATGAGCCTACAAGCGGGGTTGATACGATAGCGAGGGCGAGTTTTTGGAAGTTTATGAGGGAACTCAAGGAAAAATGGCAGATTTCAATATTAATCACCACGCATTATATGAGTGAGGCGGAATACTGTGACAGGGTTGTGGTACTTAAAAGAGGTAAAAAAATACTTGATGATACGATGTCAAACATTCATAAAAATTATCCCGGTATGAGTTTTGAAGATGTGTTTATCAAACTGGTAGGAAACAACAATGAGGATTAG
- a CDS encoding 50S ribosomal protein L23, translating into MADITDIKSIVYTEKALNLQEQGVLVVQTTPKVTKNQLKEIFKEYFGVTPLKVNSLRQKGKVKRFRGIEGKRPDYKKFYVKLPEDAKLESLSV; encoded by the coding sequence ATGGCGGATATTACAGATATTAAATCAATTGTGTATACAGAAAAAGCACTAAACCTTCAAGAGCAAGGTGTGCTTGTAGTTCAAACTACACCAAAAGTGACTAAAAATCAACTTAAAGAGATTTTTAAAGAGTATTTCGGAGTAACTCCGCTTAAAGTTAATTCACTTAGACAAAAAGGAAAAGTGAAAAGATTTAGAGGAATCGAAGGTAAAAGACCGGATTATAAAAAATTCTATGTTAAATTACCTGAAGATGCAAAACTTGAAAGCCTAAGTGTATAA
- the rplD gene encoding 50S ribosomal protein L4 gives MSIEVIKQLPEDFQNINPHNLYLYVKAYLANQRAGTAHTKTRGEVSGGGKKPFRQKGLGRARQGSIRAPQFVGGGVAHGPRNERDWSQKLNKKQKRVALKYALNEKAENGKLFVVDSIKIESGKTKDATKWLKEINQRDYLIVVDEMDEKTFLAFRNIPNVYIITPEELNAYYASVFHSIIFDKAAYEKVIKG, from the coding sequence ATGAGTATAGAAGTAATCAAACAATTACCGGAAGATTTTCAAAACATCAATCCGCACAACCTTTATTTGTATGTAAAAGCATACCTTGCTAACCAAAGAGCTGGTACTGCGCATACAAAAACAAGAGGTGAAGTAAGCGGTGGTGGAAAAAAACCTTTCAGACAAAAAGGTCTAGGTAGAGCTAGACAAGGTTCAATCAGAGCACCTCAATTCGTTGGCGGTGGAGTTGCGCACGGGCCAAGAAACGAAAGAGACTGGTCACAAAAATTAAACAAAAAACAAAAAAGAGTTGCGCTTAAATACGCACTTAATGAAAAAGCTGAAAACGGAAAACTTTTCGTTGTAGACAGCATTAAAATCGAAAGCGGTAAAACAAAAGACGCGACTAAATGGCTAAAAGAAATCAACCAAAGAGATTACCTAATCGTTGTTGACGAAATGGATGAAAAAACATTTTTAGCATTTAGAAACATTCCAAACGTGTACATTATTACACCTGAAGAATTAAACGCTTATTATGCAAGTGTATTCCACAGCATTATTTTTGATAAAGCGGCTTACGAAAAAGTTATAAAGGGCTAA
- the rplC gene encoding 50S ribosomal protein L3, with the protein MEFIVEKIGMSRTVGIPSIPVTLLKVVPAKVCEIKDDKALVAYANGKKLNKAIEGMQKKYGLDKEFNRFVELKVANTEPGDLSIEPLKEAKKVKLTFKSKGRGFQGVVKRHGFAGGPGGHGSRFHRAPGSIGNCEWPGRVMPGRKMPGQYGNKNVTVNAEVLEYDENMGVLVIKGSVPGANGSLGRVRIVK; encoded by the coding sequence ATGGAATTTATAGTTGAAAAAATAGGAATGAGTAGGACGGTAGGAATCCCAAGTATTCCGGTAACTTTATTAAAAGTAGTTCCGGCTAAAGTTTGTGAAATAAAAGATGACAAAGCGTTAGTTGCATACGCTAACGGTAAAAAGCTGAACAAAGCTATCGAAGGTATGCAGAAAAAATACGGACTTGACAAAGAGTTTAACAGATTCGTTGAACTTAAAGTTGCAAACACTGAACCTGGAGACCTAAGTATTGAACCACTTAAAGAAGCTAAAAAAGTAAAACTTACTTTCAAAAGTAAAGGTAGAGGTTTCCAAGGTGTTGTAAAAAGACACGGATTCGCAGGTGGACCTGGTGGACACGGTTCAAGATTTCACAGAGCACCGGGATCAATCGGTAACTGTGAGTGGCCTGGTAGAGTTATGCCTGGTAGAAAAATGCCTGGGCAGTACGGTAACAAAAACGTAACAGTAAACGCAGAAGTATTAGAGTACGATGAAAACATGGGCGTACTTGTAATTAAAGGAAGTGTTCCTGGAGCTAACGGAAGTTTAGGAAGAGTAAGGATTGTGAAATGA
- a CDS encoding ABC transporter permease — protein MRAFKAIFLKEILTFLRNVGLVFFILYAFTLEVYTAGNGIKIKPQHVSIGYVNYSGKKLPDEILSHFHYPEFENPKVFLSEKDLKKAIFDKKIMVGLIFDSDFTKNYYKNKTTTINVLVDATASAQAQVTLIYLNQILLRLSNQKSPVDFRIHKLFNQNSTSTWFMGLTELINVVTMLILILVSIVFVKEKEKGTWDIMLLMPVDGKVIIFAKVLSQIVVVMAGIVISVGIVIFGVFDTPINGNLWLFFVLSFIFSFALGGIALVIAAYSKSVMQVAQISMLVMLPLLFLSGAWTPITSMAPFLQKMTLLSPVRYYIQGSEAIFFKGTNFIDLLPYFTAETVIAIVLFYIGFRKIGRLF, from the coding sequence ATGAGAGCGTTTAAAGCGATATTTTTAAAAGAAATTTTAACGTTTTTAAGAAACGTGGGATTGGTGTTTTTTATTTTGTATGCGTTTACGCTTGAAGTTTATACAGCCGGGAACGGTATCAAAATCAAGCCTCAGCATGTGAGTATAGGATACGTAAACTACAGCGGGAAAAAACTTCCGGATGAAATACTTAGTCATTTTCATTATCCCGAGTTTGAAAATCCGAAAGTGTTTTTAAGTGAAAAAGATCTTAAAAAAGCGATTTTTGATAAAAAAATAATGGTGGGGCTTATATTTGATTCCGATTTTACGAAAAACTATTATAAAAACAAAACTACCACGATAAATGTACTTGTTGATGCCACGGCTTCCGCCCAGGCGCAGGTTACTCTTATATATTTAAACCAGATACTTTTGCGGCTTAGTAACCAAAAAAGTCCGGTTGATTTCAGAATACATAAACTTTTCAATCAAAACTCAACCTCCACATGGTTTATGGGACTGACAGAGCTTATAAACGTCGTAACGATGTTGATACTTATACTTGTGTCGATTGTGTTTGTAAAGGAAAAAGAAAAAGGTACGTGGGATATTATGCTTTTAATGCCTGTTGACGGTAAAGTGATTATTTTTGCAAAGGTGCTTTCCCAGATAGTGGTGGTAATGGCCGGGATTGTAATAAGTGTCGGAATTGTAATATTCGGAGTGTTTGATACGCCTATAAACGGTAATTTGTGGCTTTTTTTTGTTCTTAGTTTTATTTTCTCTTTTGCACTCGGTGGAATTGCCCTTGTGATAGCCGCATACAGCAAAAGCGTTATGCAGGTTGCACAGATTAGTATGCTTGTAATGCTGCCGTTACTCTTTTTAAGCGGTGCTTGGACGCCTATAACCTCCATGGCTCCGTTTTTACAGAAAATGACTCTTTTATCACCTGTTAGGTATTATATCCAAGGAAGCGAAGCGATATTTTTTAAAGGAACAAACTTTATAGATCTTTTACCGTATTTTACGGCTGAAACCGTAATTGCAATAGTGCTTTTTTATATCGGGTTCAGGAAAATAGGAAGACTGTTTTAG
- a CDS encoding TolC family protein, translated as MLVKKIVIMSIPFLLFAESFNDIRLSIENSLKYKLAEQKVKIYEQKLKSAKAKNFGSLDLEYNAVHFFKQPVMKLTTTQPVAVASDGVHLVYQTFNSELPMSDKNHFIGEISFSYPLFTGFALSNLIEKSKLELIKEKLNLQNVKRELLLTSAELYSNIYALKHQIMALESAKKALLSAKDKAEALYNEGLINRSSLDEINAKYYEVIADIKNINSQKNSLLQTLSYLINKPVKEIDGIIDLNRLNFKPDFNKRPDVKAIKETLKISGEDIKLAKSSYYPQVGLQIGLKREADNLGLSDNDYQNIDKSYVAIGIKYNIFNGGETKAKVQMAKIAKLSRAIFLKDYLNKIKTDYENDLNTYNALFYRLKAAQQEIKARKSYYEYIKAKFDEGLADSSDLNSVIAKLAEAKAKRDAIKAKIFLLNVKLKLNGGEYEF; from the coding sequence ATGTTAGTTAAAAAAATAGTGATTATGAGTATTCCTTTTTTATTATTTGCTGAGTCTTTCAATGATATTAGGCTTAGTATCGAAAATTCATTAAAATATAAACTTGCCGAGCAAAAGGTGAAAATTTACGAACAAAAACTGAAATCCGCAAAGGCCAAGAACTTCGGAAGTCTCGATTTGGAATATAATGCGGTGCATTTTTTCAAACAGCCTGTTATGAAACTCACAACAACCCAGCCTGTTGCGGTGGCAAGCGACGGTGTTCATCTTGTTTATCAGACGTTTAACAGCGAACTTCCTATGAGTGACAAAAACCATTTTATAGGTGAAATTTCATTTTCATATCCTTTATTTACAGGTTTTGCTCTCAGTAACTTAATAGAAAAATCAAAACTCGAACTTATAAAAGAAAAACTGAACCTTCAAAACGTAAAAAGAGAGCTTTTGCTTACTTCAGCCGAACTTTACAGCAATATATACGCTCTAAAGCATCAGATAATGGCGCTTGAGTCGGCTAAAAAAGCACTATTAAGCGCAAAAGACAAAGCCGAAGCCCTGTATAACGAAGGGCTTATTAACAGATCGTCACTTGATGAAATAAATGCAAAATACTATGAGGTAATAGCGGATATCAAAAACATAAACTCACAAAAAAACTCATTGCTTCAGACTCTGAGCTATCTTATTAATAAACCCGTAAAAGAGATTGACGGTATAATTGATCTGAACAGACTGAACTTCAAACCCGATTTCAACAAAAGACCAGATGTAAAAGCCATAAAAGAAACACTTAAAATTTCGGGCGAGGACATTAAACTTGCAAAATCAAGTTATTATCCTCAGGTGGGACTTCAGATAGGTTTGAAAAGAGAAGCGGATAATTTGGGGCTTAGCGATAACGATTATCAAAACATAGATAAATCATACGTGGCTATTGGAATTAAATACAATATATTCAACGGAGGCGAAACCAAAGCAAAGGTTCAGATGGCTAAAATAGCCAAACTCAGCAGAGCTATATTCCTTAAAGATTATCTGAATAAAATAAAAACCGATTATGAAAACGATCTGAATACTTACAATGCACTTTTTTACAGATTAAAAGCCGCTCAGCAGGAGATTAAAGCCAGAAAAAGCTATTATGAATACATAAAAGCTAAATTTGACGAGGGGCTTGCGGACAGCAGCGATTTAAACAGTGTAATCGCCAAACTCGCCGAAGCAAAAGCCAAAAGAGACGCAATTAAAGCCAAAATATTCTTATTAAATGTAAAACTTAAACTAAACGGAGGCGAATATGAGTTTTAA
- a CDS encoding HlyD family secretion protein, with protein MSFKKIVPVIIIALLVVAGYFIYVKLNPKEVPPYLVEAVGRIDADVVNLNTKYPGRVVKLNVDTGDEVQKGEVIAKLNSKEFQEKLNALNEQIKAKTNEFKALKSKIENTIKKAELNIKAKTAEINALNAQIDALQKVINQDVKDEKRLSSLVKRNLAKEHELEMARLKTQTDKDKLKGLLAKKEALKSALEAAKKDLNIALSQQNNLKAFEHSIKALEHNRDELQTMIDEMTLKSPVNGFVDTKIANTGEVIGAGMPVVSIIDNSSFYLKIYVDEITNGKIKLGDKAEIFLDSFPDKPIKAEVVKIAKRAEFTPKEVAVRSDRITRVYEVHLKPVEPNKYLKLGLPATGVVLIGNGSLPKSLDELPEL; from the coding sequence ATGAGTTTTAAAAAAATAGTCCCGGTAATTATTATAGCCCTGCTTGTTGTAGCGGGGTATTTTATATATGTAAAACTGAATCCAAAAGAAGTGCCTCCTTATCTGGTCGAAGCGGTAGGTAGGATAGATGCGGATGTCGTAAACCTGAATACAAAATATCCGGGAAGAGTAGTGAAACTAAACGTTGATACCGGAGATGAGGTACAAAAAGGTGAAGTTATAGCCAAACTGAATTCAAAAGAGTTTCAGGAAAAACTAAACGCCCTAAACGAACAGATAAAAGCAAAAACAAATGAGTTTAAAGCCCTGAAATCCAAAATTGAAAACACAATAAAAAAAGCGGAGCTTAACATAAAAGCCAAAACAGCGGAAATCAACGCTCTAAATGCGCAGATCGACGCACTTCAAAAAGTGATAAACCAGGATGTAAAAGATGAAAAAAGACTCTCTTCACTCGTAAAAAGAAACCTCGCAAAAGAGCATGAGCTTGAAATGGCACGTCTTAAAACCCAAACCGACAAAGATAAGTTAAAAGGCTTGCTTGCCAAAAAAGAAGCGTTAAAATCAGCGCTTGAAGCGGCTAAAAAAGATCTAAACATAGCACTTTCACAGCAGAATAACTTAAAAGCATTTGAGCATTCCATTAAAGCTCTTGAGCACAACAGGGACGAACTGCAGACAATGATAGATGAAATGACTCTGAAATCTCCTGTAAACGGATTTGTGGATACGAAAATAGCTAACACCGGAGAAGTTATAGGTGCGGGGATGCCTGTGGTATCGATAATAGACAACAGTTCTTTTTATCTGAAAATATATGTGGATGAAATCACAAATGGCAAAATCAAACTTGGAGACAAAGCGGAAATTTTCCTTGATTCTTTTCCTGATAAGCCAATCAAAGCTGAGGTTGTAAAAATAGCAAAAAGAGCTGAATTTACACCAAAAGAGGTAGCTGTCAGAAGCGACAGAATTACAAGGGTTTATGAGGTTCACTTAAAGCCTGTGGAGCCTAACAAATACTTGAAACTCGGTCTTCCGGCCACTGGTGTGGTGCTTATAGGAAACGGAAGTCTGCCTAAATCGCTTGATGAACTGCCGGAACTTTAA
- the rplB gene encoding 50S ribosomal protein L2, which translates to MAVKSYKPYTPSRRFMTTLDNSDITSKPTVKKLLIKLPQKAGRNNLGRITSRHREAGAKKLYRIIDFKRNKFGVPGKVATVEYDPYRNCRICLISYVDGDKRYIIQPEGLKVGDTVMAAEAGLDIKPGNAMKLKNIPVGTVVHNVEMKPGKGGQIARSAGNSCQIMGREGKYVILRLPSGEMRYILGECMATIGTVGNAEYQNITIGKAGRSRHLGIRPQTRGIAMNPVDHPHGGGEGRSKGNHPVTPWGMPTKGYKTRKKKQSDKYIISRRKK; encoded by the coding sequence ATGGCAGTAAAGAGTTATAAACCATATACACCGTCAAGAAGATTTATGACAACACTTGATAACAGTGACATAACTTCAAAACCGACGGTAAAAAAATTATTAATTAAACTTCCTCAAAAAGCAGGAAGAAACAACCTTGGTAGAATTACATCAAGACACAGAGAAGCTGGTGCTAAAAAACTTTACAGAATTATCGATTTCAAAAGAAATAAATTCGGAGTACCTGGTAAAGTTGCAACAGTTGAGTACGATCCGTACAGAAACTGTAGAATTTGTCTTATCAGCTATGTTGACGGAGACAAAAGATACATTATTCAACCTGAAGGTTTAAAAGTAGGTGATACTGTTATGGCGGCTGAAGCCGGACTTGACATTAAACCTGGTAACGCAATGAAACTTAAAAATATCCCTGTTGGTACTGTGGTACACAACGTTGAAATGAAACCTGGTAAAGGCGGACAAATTGCAAGAAGTGCCGGAAACAGCTGCCAAATCATGGGTAGAGAAGGTAAATACGTAATTCTTAGATTACCAAGCGGTGAGATGAGATATATTCTTGGTGAATGTATGGCAACTATCGGTACAGTTGGTAATGCAGAATACCAAAACATTACTATCGGTAAAGCCGGTAGAAGCAGACACCTTGGTATCAGACCTCAAACAAGAGGTATCGCAATGAACCCGGTTGACCATCCACACGGTGGTGGTGAAGGTAGAAGTAAAGGTAACCATCCTGTTACACCTTGGGGTATGCCGACTAAAGGTTACAAAACAAGAAAGAAAAAACAATCTGATAAATATATCATCTCAAGAAGAAAGAAATAA
- a CDS encoding TIGR00730 family Rossman fold protein, whose amino-acid sequence MRDIQKEFLDNRNINKDVWRIFRVISDFTDAFDELEDIPPAVSIFGSAREKPGHYYYEKATEISRGLSDKGYAIITGGGPGIMEAANKGAKVSIGLNIELPHEQHINPYVKTSLKFKYFFTRKVTFLKYSVATVMMPGGFGTLDELSEVLTLVQTKRMSQIPIVFFGSEFYKPLLDFYEKMLEMKYISPEDKKLYLVTDDVQEVVDYISQNAPITEILKNKQ is encoded by the coding sequence ATGAGAGATATACAAAAAGAGTTTTTGGATAACAGAAACATAAATAAAGACGTTTGGAGAATTTTCAGGGTTATAAGTGATTTTACGGATGCGTTTGACGAGCTTGAGGATATACCGCCTGCAGTTTCCATATTCGGTAGTGCAAGAGAGAAGCCGGGGCACTATTATTATGAAAAAGCAACGGAAATTTCAAGAGGATTAAGTGATAAAGGGTATGCGATTATTACAGGCGGGGGACCCGGTATTATGGAAGCGGCTAATAAAGGTGCGAAAGTAAGTATCGGTTTAAATATCGAACTGCCTCATGAGCAACATATAAACCCGTACGTAAAGACATCATTGAAATTTAAATACTTCTTTACCAGAAAAGTTACCTTTTTAAAATACAGTGTGGCGACGGTAATGATGCCGGGAGGTTTCGGTACGCTTGATGAACTGAGCGAAGTGCTTACACTTGTACAGACAAAGAGAATGAGCCAGATTCCTATCGTTTTTTTCGGAAGTGAATTTTATAAACCGCTTTTGGATTTTTATGAAAAAATGCTCGAAATGAAATATATCTCTCCTGAAGACAAAAAATTATATTTGGTTACGGACGACGTGCAGGAAGTTGTTGATTATATTTCTCAAAACGCTCCAATTACGGAAATTCTGAAAAACAAACAATAG
- a CDS encoding ABC transporter permease, which yields MRISVIKAYLKKEFLDLIRSKMIILVYFMPTLIIFLFGYGLKLEITHARTVIIDRDNTKLSTEIVNKFEHSKYFDTKLMSIDDNDALDLIKKNKIDLFIVIPSGFTRSLLHRNPAEIGVYIDGSFPLRATTLEGYVQGMFVNILAKNGIKEPIRVNQRNLFNESLRDENAIIPGIIGLTLLLAPSILAALMIVKEKEIGTIFNFYSSPITKGEFLISKLVPPFLLHSVNIYILFLWAVYYFDVPFKGSFLLYVIASEIYVMVSVGIGLLVSAITKTQVSALVLSIIITVIPGFLYSGIMMPITSMDKFSLIEAHLFPIMYYNHIVYDTFLVGEGFNSMINLLYLGILLVYAFALLFIGSLFIKKAFK from the coding sequence ATGAGGATTAGTGTAATAAAAGCGTATCTAAAAAAAGAGTTTTTGGATTTAATACGTTCAAAGATGATTATTTTAGTCTATTTTATGCCGACACTCATAATTTTTCTTTTCGGTTATGGGCTGAAACTTGAAATCACACACGCAAGAACGGTAATTATCGACAGGGACAATACAAAATTAAGCACCGAAATAGTCAATAAATTTGAACATTCCAAATATTTTGATACGAAACTTATGTCTATTGACGATAACGATGCCCTGGATTTGATCAAGAAAAACAAAATAGATCTTTTCATCGTAATCCCAAGCGGATTTACACGAAGTCTTCTGCATCGAAATCCTGCCGAAATCGGTGTCTATATTGACGGCTCGTTTCCTTTGAGAGCCACAACGCTTGAGGGTTATGTGCAAGGAATGTTTGTAAATATACTTGCCAAAAACGGAATAAAAGAGCCGATAAGAGTCAACCAGAGAAATTTGTTTAATGAATCTTTACGGGATGAAAACGCTATTATTCCCGGTATCATCGGTTTGACTCTGCTGCTGGCACCTTCTATCCTTGCGGCACTTATGATTGTAAAAGAAAAAGAAATCGGAACGATTTTTAACTTTTATTCATCTCCTATCACAAAAGGGGAGTTTTTAATCTCAAAACTTGTACCTCCTTTTTTACTGCATTCTGTTAATATTTATATACTTTTTTTGTGGGCCGTTTATTATTTTGATGTACCTTTTAAAGGCAGTTTTTTACTGTATGTGATAGCCAGTGAAATATACGTAATGGTAAGTGTCGGAATAGGGCTTTTGGTTTCGGCGATTACCAAAACCCAGGTAAGTGCGCTTGTATTGAGTATTATCATCACCGTAATTCCAGGGTTTTTGTATTCGGGGATTATGATGCCTATAACGTCTATGGATAAGTTTAGTTTAATAGAAGCACATCTGTTTCCGATAATGTATTACAATCATATCGTTTATGATACGTTTTTGGTGGGGGAAGGGTTTAATTCTATGATCAATCTTTTATATCTCGGTATTTTGCTTGTTTATGCGTTTGCTTTGCTTTTTATAGGCAGTCTGTTTATAAAAAAGGCTTTTAAATGA